The DNA region CGGGTGCCCCGGGCGTGGTGACCGCCGGCACGGTGCGGAAGTCGGCGCGGGCCCGCTCCCGGTCGAGACCGACGCGCACATAGCCTCGGCGCCCGTCGTAGAACCTCATGTGCGGGTTGGCCTGGGTGAGGTTGTTCCAGTTGGCCGGCTTCTCGGCGCCGTCCTTGCCGCTGGTGATCGAGGTGGCCACGATCTCCGTGCCGACGGTCCGGGAGTCCGGGTCGTCGAAGTCCTTCTTCAGGTCGAAGCCGTAACCGACGTGCACGTCGCCGGTGAGGACCATCAGGTTCTCGATACCGGCCGCCTCGGCCCCGTCCATGATCCGCTGCCGGGAGGCCGGGTAGCCGTCCCAGGCGTCCATGGACAGCTTGAAGGCGTCCGTCGGCACGTCGCGCCGCTGGGAGAAGGCGACCTGCTGGGGCACCAGGTTCCAGCGGGCCCGCGACTGCTTCCAGCCGTCGATCAGCCAGCGTTCCTGGGCGGCGCCCGTCATGGTGCGCGCAGGGTCCTCGGACTCCGGCCCGGGGACCCGCCAGCCGTCGCCGTACGCCTGGTCGCTGCGGTACTGGCGGGTGTCGAGGACGTCGAACTGGGCGAGCCGCCCGAAACGCAGGCGGCGGTAGAGCCGCATGTCCGGACCGATGGGGCGCTGCGGGGTGCGCAGCGGCTGGTTCTCCCAGTACGCGCGGTAGGCGGCGGCCCTGCGCAGCAGGAACTCCTCCGGGGGGACGTCGTTCTCCGGGGTGTCGCCCGCGTAGTTGTTCTCGGTGTCGTGGTCGTCCCAGGTGACGACGAAGGGGTGCGCGGCGTGGGCGGCGCGCAGGTCGGGGTCGGACTTGTAGAGCCCGTACCGCATCCGGTAGTCGTCCAGCGTGAGCGTCTCACGGTTGAAGTGGGCCGGGAGGACGCGGTCGGTGTAGGCGCGGGCGCCGCCGGTGGCGCTGACCGCGTACTCGTACAGGTAGTCGCCGAGGTGGAACACCACGTCCACGTCCTCGGCGGCGAGGTGCCGGTAGGCCGTGTAGTAGCCGTCGTGGTACGCCTGGCAGGAGACGGCGGCGAAGGTGAGGGAGCTGGTGGCGGCGCTCGCGGAGGGCGCGGTGCGGGTGCGGCCGGTGGGGCTGGTCCAGTCGCCGGCGCGGAAGCGGTAGTAGAGGACGCGGTCGGAGTCGAGGCCCCCGGCATCGACGTGGACGCTGTGGGCGAACTCCGGGTGGGCGGTGGCCGAACCGCGCCGCACGACCCGCCGGAAGCGCTCGTCGCGGGCGATCTCCCAGCCGACCTGGACCCGTCGGGCGGGCATTCCGCCGTCGGCCTCGTAGGGGCGGGGCGCGAGTCGGGTCCACAGCACGACCGAGTCGGGCCGTGGATCGCCGGAGGCCACACCGAGACTGAAGGGGTCCTCGGCGATCTTCCGGGCGTCCAGCTCGGCGGCGCTCGCGGCTCCGGCGGCGGGCAGGCCGACGGAGAAGGCCAGCGCGGCGGCCGCGCCGGTGACCGTGAGGAACCGGCGGCGGTCCGAACCGGCCCCGATACGCCGGGCGGCGGTGCGCAACGCGTCGGAACGGCCGCCCCGCCGTCCGGTGGCGGTGCTGATCTGTGCAGGTGTCATATGCCCCTCCCGTGCATGCCGGATGGTGTCAGAGGCGTTGCGGTGCGGCGCGACGACTCCCCGCCGGCACGTACACGACATCCATATGGCGGTGTGGTGAGCACCGCGTGCCCGCTCCCGCCGTGGGCGCGGCTACGCTGCCGGATCATGGACGCTGAGCGGAAGTTCGCCGTGGTGACGGGTGCCGGATCCGGTATCGGCAGGGCCGTCGCCCTCACTCTCGCGGGCGCGGGCTGGACGGTGGCGCTGGCGGGCCGGCGCACCGCACCCCTGGAGGAGACCGCCGCCGCGACCGGCCGGGGCGACACGGTGTGCGTGCCCACGGACGTGACGGACCCGCAGGCGGTGGCCGCGCTCTTCACCGCCCTACGCGCACGTTTCGGCCGGGTGGACCTGCTCTTCAACAACGCCGGTTCCTTCGGGCCGCGTTCGGCTCCCGTAGACGAGCTGACGTACGAGGAGTGGCGGAGCGTGGTCGACGTCAACCTGACCGGGTCGTTCCTCTGTGCCCAGGCGGCGTTCCGGCTGATGAGGGAGCAGGACCCGCAGGGCGGTCGGATCATCAACAACGGCTCGATCTCCGCGCATGTGCCGCGCCCTCACTCGGTCGCGTACACGGCGACGAAGCACGCCGTCACCGGGCTGACGAAGTCC from Streptomyces sp. NBC_01754 includes:
- a CDS encoding SDR family oxidoreductase; translated protein: MDAERKFAVVTGAGSGIGRAVALTLAGAGWTVALAGRRTAPLEETAAATGRGDTVCVPTDVTDPQAVAALFTALRARFGRVDLLFNNAGSFGPRSAPVDELTYEEWRSVVDVNLTGSFLCAQAAFRLMREQDPQGGRIINNGSISAHVPRPHSVAYTATKHAVTGLTKSLSLDGRPYRIACGQIDVGNAATDMTERMRTGTLQADGRTAVEPVMDADDVARTVLHMAELPLEANVQFATVMATAMPYIGRG
- a CDS encoding alkaline phosphatase D family protein, with amino-acid sequence MTPAQISTATGRRGGRSDALRTAARRIGAGSDRRRFLTVTGAAAALAFSVGLPAAGAASAAELDARKIAEDPFSLGVASGDPRPDSVVLWTRLAPRPYEADGGMPARRVQVGWEIARDERFRRVVRRGSATAHPEFAHSVHVDAGGLDSDRVLYYRFRAGDWTSPTGRTRTAPSASAATSSLTFAAVSCQAYHDGYYTAYRHLAAEDVDVVFHLGDYLYEYAVSATGGARAYTDRVLPAHFNRETLTLDDYRMRYGLYKSDPDLRAAHAAHPFVVTWDDHDTENNYAGDTPENDVPPEEFLLRRAAAYRAYWENQPLRTPQRPIGPDMRLYRRLRFGRLAQFDVLDTRQYRSDQAYGDGWRVPGPESEDPARTMTGAAQERWLIDGWKQSRARWNLVPQQVAFSQRRDVPTDAFKLSMDAWDGYPASRQRIMDGAEAAGIENLMVLTGDVHVGYGFDLKKDFDDPDSRTVGTEIVATSITSGKDGAEKPANWNNLTQANPHMRFYDGRRGYVRVGLDRERARADFRTVPAVTTPGAPVSTAGSFVTEAGNPGLTPA